TGTTATTGATATTGAGTATTTGTATTTTTGTGACTTTCCTGACCGAAATCACCTCGAATACTGCAACGGCAACACTGCTTATGCCCATCTTGGCGGTAACAGGTAGCTCTATGGGGATTGATCCTGCTTTGTTGATGATCCCTGCTGCGATTAGTGCCAGTTGTGCCTTTATGTTGCCTGTTGCGACAGCTCCTAACGCGATTGTGTACGGTACAGACAAGTTCAAAATCAGTGATATGGCAAAGGAAGGTGCAGTGCTTAATATTTTGGTTGCTTGTGTTGTTGCGACAGTGTCGTATTTATCCTTGGGATAATTGCTTTTGCTATTCCCATTAATTAAAGGTTAAACCACAGCCGCTTGAATGCGGCTGTGGTGATTTAATCCCTCATTTTAAACAATCGCTTCCAACTGATTCGCTTTCCTCTTTCTATACAGCTGTTGGTTCTCGTAGCTTAAGTGTTTGAATGGGCTGTTGATTGCTGGGGGTTGTAGTTGAATACGCCAAAGTTCTCGATAGCCTTTGAATTCGGTACGGCCATGGAGCATTGTCTCGTTATTAATGAGGATGGCGTCACCGGGCTGCATGGCGAGTTTAAACATATTGGATTCCGACATGCATATGGCTCGTAGAATCTTTTCCAATTGCGCCATGTCTTTGAACTCTGGTGAATCAACAATTTTGGAATAATTCGGCTGGATAGTGTTTGGGTGGTCTTTGCTATCCCAGACTTCCCACCATCGAATAATGTCTTCCTGTAGCCATTTGGAGTGCATGACGATAGGGTACACTCGTTCAATGCCGCCAAAATAGCTTTGTTCAGTGAAATAGCTTAAGTGGGTATTGCGTAGCGATTCTCGTAAGTGTCCATTGATAGACAAACTGGCATTTAGAGTATCCACTAACAAACTGAGTCCTTGCTGAGCAGGATCGGCAGTCTCCATTCTATGGCAATAGAGGGTGAATTCCCGGGGGGTGTAATCGCTGTATTTATGAATGCTTTGATCAATGTTCATATAAGCGGGCGGGCTATTGAGATCCCAGTGAATCGGTAATCCTTCTTCAGAATCAACCGAAGAGGGCGGCTTGCCTTGATGACCTATCTCGGGGGCTACAACATGGGTGAATCCAAATTTCCATGGGATCATCTTACCGCGTTTTTGATACCAATTTTCGTAGTCTTTCGAGGTGTGGAAACGCTCGAAATTTCTAAGTACGACTACGCCAAACTGTTTGTTTAAGGCAGTTAGCTCATTATTGTCAAAATCATGCAATGACAAGCCGGTGTTTTTACCGTCGATAATGAGCCCGCACTGATGACGGATTAAAGACAGTTCCAGTTTGCAATATTGTTCTAAAACAGAGGGTTTTGCGCTTGATAGTTTTATCAGTAGCCAAGGTGAGTTTTTATATTGAACTGGCAATAAAACCTGAGAGCCAATATGGGTCTCTACCTGATGTTCGATAAGGGGAGCAATGCTGAATTGTGCATTGGATGTATCAAATAGCACGGTGTTATGCCAAGGGGTTTTAATAGAACCTTTTTCGATGACGCTTTTCTCAAATAAAGCCACACTATATTTGCTTCCATTAAATGGATGGTCATGAATGCTAAGTCGGATATAGTCGTCGTAGTGTTTTGCCAGGAATTTATCCAGCGCTTTACCTTGTAACATCATGCCTTTGGCAATATCGGATATACGCTGATTCCTTTCTTTTTTGGTCATAGCGTTAGTGAGTGGTCTTTGGTCTTCGCACATGAATCGCTTCATGCCGATGTAAGTCAGGTGTACGTTTTCATCGGTTTCAAGCAAGTTGTCAAAGTTGTCCTGATACTGCTTGTCTCCATAAAGTGCCCGTAGTGCATCGGAATATTCATGCACTTCATAGGCAGCAAACTCTTGGAAATGTTGAAAGTTTGTGACGGCAATAATGTCGCTGGCGTTGAAGCTGTTGATGATCTGCTTCAAGCCTTCTGAATACTGGTAATGGTGAGTCAAATCGACACTAATGAACTCACTGAATGTATGGTAGTCAGAAAATATCGTAACAATAGAGCCTTGCGGATAGATAGACTCTATATTTCTGATGGTTTTAACCAGCTTTTTGATAGCTAGATATTCCCCCATATCAGGCTTTGTCCCCAACACTTTATTGCGGTTGACTGACTTACAGGGAAACGCAGGTAGAATAAATCGAATCGGTTGCTTATTTTCTACATGTAGTTTTATTTGGCTTTTAAGTTTTTCATATCCTTCGTGTGTGGAATTATTACAGATTAAAACTTCTTGAGTTAATTCAAATAATATTAGATCAACAATATTTTCATTATCGCGCATGATTTTACCCTGCTTTTGTAAAATTTCGTGATTATGAAAAAGTAGAAGCCTAATTTATTTGTGTCAAATGGATAATAATTAGAGCTTGGATTAATCAAGTATGGTTAACTCTTTTTTGCGGTAATTTAAATGCTCGCTTTGTTTTGTTTTTTGCTCTTTCTATTTAATTATGTTCAATAGTTCACTAAATGAATTAAGTACAAAGTCAGGATTTTCTGATGCAATGGGCTTACCGTGATTGTATCCATAAGTGAATGCTGCAACGGGAATATGGGCATTT
Above is a window of Paraneptunicella aestuarii DNA encoding:
- a CDS encoding L-tyrosine/L-tryptophan isonitrile synthase family protein; translation: MRDNENIVDLILFELTQEVLICNNSTHEGYEKLKSQIKLHVENKQPIRFILPAFPCKSVNRNKVLGTKPDMGEYLAIKKLVKTIRNIESIYPQGSIVTIFSDYHTFSEFISVDLTHHYQYSEGLKQIINSFNASDIIAVTNFQHFQEFAAYEVHEYSDALRALYGDKQYQDNFDNLLETDENVHLTYIGMKRFMCEDQRPLTNAMTKKERNQRISDIAKGMMLQGKALDKFLAKHYDDYIRLSIHDHPFNGSKYSVALFEKSVIEKGSIKTPWHNTVLFDTSNAQFSIAPLIEHQVETHIGSQVLLPVQYKNSPWLLIKLSSAKPSVLEQYCKLELSLIRHQCGLIIDGKNTGLSLHDFDNNELTALNKQFGVVVLRNFERFHTSKDYENWYQKRGKMIPWKFGFTHVVAPEIGHQGKPPSSVDSEEGLPIHWDLNSPPAYMNIDQSIHKYSDYTPREFTLYCHRMETADPAQQGLSLLVDTLNASLSINGHLRESLRNTHLSYFTEQSYFGGIERVYPIVMHSKWLQEDIIRWWEVWDSKDHPNTIQPNYSKIVDSPEFKDMAQLEKILRAICMSESNMFKLAMQPGDAILINNETMLHGRTEFKGYRELWRIQLQPPAINSPFKHLSYENQQLYRKRKANQLEAIV